A DNA window from Massilia putida contains the following coding sequences:
- a CDS encoding efflux RND transporter periplasmic adaptor subunit, with translation MRAFPSARPSILVLLTALLAASLAGCSRNEAPPEDVRPVRALTLATGTLGSTAEFSGDVRPRYESRLGFRVGGKISARKVDVGTVVKRGQVLMQLDPQDLRLGQAQAQANLRAAQTNYDLARADLKRYQDLRSQNFVAQAVLDQKLAAAHSAQATVEAARAASREQANQTGYANLESDTDGVVTGIDAEVGQVVQAGTPVVRVARTDEKEVVIGVPEDQVDELRKVSGVQVRLWADPNRSIAGKIREISPVADPATRTYTVKVAIPPQDDVRLGMTAVVQLAHAGVGSAIKVPLSALYQNKGVTSVWVIENGAVRLVPVQVGGVSGNEVLLAGGVKPGQTIVTAGVNLLKPGQKVKVLAADVARRGDAEAEASGKPATAGAGK, from the coding sequence ATGCGCGCTTTTCCGTCCGCTCGTCCTTCGATCCTGGTTCTGTTGACGGCCTTGTTGGCCGCGAGCCTGGCCGGCTGTTCACGCAACGAGGCGCCTCCCGAGGACGTCCGTCCCGTGCGCGCGCTCACGCTGGCGACGGGCACGCTCGGATCGACGGCCGAGTTTTCCGGTGACGTCCGGCCCCGCTACGAATCGCGCCTGGGCTTTCGCGTCGGCGGCAAGATCAGCGCGCGCAAGGTCGACGTGGGCACCGTCGTCAAGCGCGGCCAGGTGCTGATGCAGCTCGATCCGCAAGACCTGCGCCTCGGCCAGGCCCAGGCCCAGGCGAACCTGCGCGCGGCGCAGACGAATTACGATCTGGCGCGCGCCGACCTCAAGCGCTACCAGGACCTGCGCAGCCAGAACTTCGTCGCCCAGGCGGTGCTCGACCAGAAGCTGGCCGCCGCGCATTCGGCCCAGGCCACCGTCGAGGCGGCCCGTGCCGCGTCGCGCGAGCAGGCCAACCAGACCGGCTACGCCAATCTCGAATCGGACACCGACGGCGTCGTCACCGGCATCGATGCGGAGGTCGGGCAGGTCGTCCAGGCCGGCACGCCGGTCGTGCGCGTGGCGCGGACCGACGAGAAGGAAGTGGTGATCGGCGTGCCGGAAGACCAGGTCGACGAGCTGCGCAAGGTGAGCGGGGTGCAAGTGCGGCTGTGGGCGGATCCGAACCGCAGCATCGCGGGCAAGATCCGCGAGATCTCGCCGGTGGCCGATCCCGCCACGCGGACCTACACGGTGAAGGTGGCGATTCCGCCCCAGGACGACGTGCGCCTCGGCATGACGGCCGTCGTGCAGCTGGCCCATGCCGGTGTCGGTTCCGCGATCAAGGTGCCCCTGTCGGCGCTGTACCAGAACAAGGGCGTGACGTCGGTCTGGGTGATCGAGAACGGCGCCGTGCGCCTCGTGCCCGTGCAGGTGGGCGGCGTGTCCGGCAACGAGGTGCTGCTGGCCGGCGGCGTCAAGCCCGGCCAGACGATCGTGACGGCCGGCGTGAACCTGCTCAAGCCGGGCCAGAAAGTCAAGGTGCTGGCGGCCGACGTGGCGCGCCGCGGCGATGCGGAGGCCGAAGCGAGTGGTAAGCCGGCGACGGCAGGGGCGGGCAAATGA
- a CDS encoding efflux RND transporter permease subunit, whose amino-acid sequence MKGFNLSRWALENIPLTRYLIAALLIGGIISYGKLGQDEDPPFTFRAMVITAYWPGATAVQMAQQVADKLERKLQETPYVDKLRSFSKPGETTIILELRESSPPKDVPGIWYQVRKKVGDIAGTLPPGVIGPFFNDEFGDTYGSIFALSGDGFTYAEMRDYADFVRQQLLAVPLVAKVEQFGVQEEKVNILFSQQKFAQLGVPFEQIVNQIATQNGIESAGVLVTPQENLQVRVTGGLKTMKQLEDLSLRAGTTTFRLGDFATVQRAYEDPPHDKMRFNGKEVIGLGVSMEKGGNIIALGKGLEKTVEHIKSQLPVGIELERVSNQPAAVKASVGEFMRSLIEAIVIVLGVSFVALGLHQKPKLRLDVRPGLVVALTIPLVLAITFLFMRVFDISLHKISLGALIIALGLLVDDAIIAVEMMVRKMEEGMSRFEAATFAYTSTAFPMLTGTLITAAGFLPIGLAKSAAGEYTFAMFSVNAIALVVSWVVAVTFTPYIGFILLRVQPHGGGHHDVYDTPAYTRFRRLVDRCVEWRKTTIALSLAVFFLGVFGFKFIEKQFFPDSSRPELMVEMWTPEGTSFAVNETLAKKFEAFARAQPETDSVTSYIGTGSPRFYLPLDQIFPASNVSQFVVLPKNVRQREALRRKIENLFKTDFPEVRGRVKLLPNGPPVPYPVQFQVMGPDIGVVRKVADQVKEIMIANPNTVGVNDNWNESVKVLRLDLDQDKMRALGVTSQAVRRTIATVLSGTTVGQFRESNRLIDIVVRQPLDERSSMSVLANTNVPTPSGKAVPLSQLAHIEFVWEPGVVQRYGREWAIMVQSDVVEGVQGPTVSDQVGAKLEAVRAKLPAGYRIKLEGAAANSSTAEESISANVPLVLFIVFTLLMLQLHSFSRAVMVFLTGPLGVAGAAMALLLFHEPFGFVANLGVIALFGMVVRNSVILVDQIEKDIAAGHAPWDAIVESAVRRCRPILLTAAAAALAMIPLSRSVFWGPMAVAIMGGLLVATALTLLFLPALYAAWFRVKRPVRERVTAG is encoded by the coding sequence ATGAAGGGTTTCAATCTGTCGCGCTGGGCGCTGGAAAACATCCCGCTGACCCGCTACCTGATCGCCGCGCTGCTCATCGGGGGCATCATCAGCTACGGCAAGCTGGGGCAGGACGAGGACCCGCCGTTCACCTTCCGCGCGATGGTGATCACCGCGTACTGGCCGGGCGCCACCGCCGTGCAGATGGCCCAGCAGGTCGCCGACAAACTGGAGCGCAAGCTGCAGGAGACGCCATACGTCGACAAGCTGCGCAGCTTTTCCAAGCCCGGCGAGACGACCATCATCCTCGAGCTGCGCGAATCGTCGCCGCCGAAGGACGTGCCGGGCATCTGGTACCAGGTGCGCAAGAAGGTCGGCGACATCGCGGGCACGCTGCCGCCCGGCGTGATCGGGCCGTTCTTCAACGACGAATTCGGCGACACGTACGGCTCCATCTTCGCGCTGTCCGGCGACGGCTTCACGTATGCCGAGATGCGCGACTACGCCGACTTCGTGCGCCAGCAGCTGCTGGCGGTGCCGCTCGTCGCGAAGGTCGAGCAGTTCGGCGTGCAGGAAGAGAAGGTCAACATCCTGTTCTCGCAGCAGAAGTTCGCGCAGCTGGGCGTGCCGTTCGAGCAGATCGTGAACCAGATCGCCACGCAGAACGGCATCGAATCGGCGGGTGTCCTGGTCACGCCGCAGGAAAACCTGCAGGTGCGTGTGACGGGCGGCCTGAAAACCATGAAGCAGCTGGAAGACCTCAGCCTGCGCGCCGGGACTACGACGTTCCGCCTCGGCGACTTCGCGACCGTGCAGCGCGCGTACGAGGACCCGCCGCACGACAAGATGCGCTTCAACGGCAAGGAAGTCATCGGCCTGGGCGTGTCGATGGAAAAGGGCGGCAACATCATCGCACTGGGCAAGGGCCTGGAAAAGACGGTGGAGCACATCAAGAGCCAGCTCCCCGTCGGCATCGAACTGGAACGCGTGTCGAACCAGCCCGCGGCCGTCAAGGCGTCCGTCGGCGAATTCATGCGCAGCCTGATCGAGGCGATCGTCATCGTGCTGGGCGTGTCGTTCGTCGCGCTCGGCCTGCATCAGAAGCCGAAGCTGCGCCTGGACGTGCGGCCCGGCCTGGTGGTGGCGCTGACGATTCCGCTCGTGCTCGCGATCACGTTCCTGTTCATGCGCGTGTTCGACATCTCGCTGCACAAGATCTCGCTGGGCGCGCTGATCATCGCGCTGGGCCTCCTCGTCGACGATGCCATCATCGCCGTCGAAATGATGGTGCGGAAGATGGAGGAGGGCATGTCGCGCTTCGAGGCCGCCACGTTCGCCTACACGTCGACGGCCTTCCCGATGCTGACGGGCACCCTGATCACGGCGGCGGGCTTCTTGCCGATCGGTCTCGCGAAATCGGCGGCCGGCGAATACACGTTCGCGATGTTTTCCGTGAACGCGATCGCGCTGGTCGTGTCGTGGGTCGTCGCCGTCACGTTCACGCCCTACATCGGCTTCATCCTGCTGCGCGTCCAGCCGCACGGCGGCGGCCACCACGACGTGTACGACACGCCGGCATACACGCGCTTCCGCCGCCTCGTCGACCGCTGCGTGGAATGGCGCAAGACGACGATCGCGCTGTCGCTGGCCGTGTTCTTCCTCGGCGTGTTCGGCTTCAAGTTCATCGAGAAGCAGTTCTTCCCCGATTCCAGCCGCCCCGAGCTGATGGTCGAGATGTGGACGCCGGAAGGCACGAGCTTCGCCGTCAACGAGACGCTGGCGAAGAAATTCGAGGCGTTCGCGCGCGCGCAGCCGGAGACGGACAGCGTGACGTCGTACATCGGCACGGGCAGCCCGCGCTTCTACCTGCCGCTGGACCAGATCTTCCCCGCGTCGAACGTGTCGCAATTCGTCGTGCTGCCGAAGAATGTGCGCCAGCGCGAAGCCCTGCGCCGCAAGATCGAGAACCTGTTCAAGACCGACTTTCCGGAGGTGCGCGGGCGCGTGAAGCTGCTGCCGAACGGGCCGCCCGTGCCGTATCCCGTGCAGTTCCAGGTGATGGGTCCGGACATCGGCGTCGTGCGCAAGGTGGCCGACCAGGTGAAGGAAATCATGATCGCCAATCCGAACACGGTGGGCGTCAACGACAACTGGAACGAGTCCGTCAAGGTGCTGCGCCTCGACCTCGACCAGGACAAGATGCGCGCGCTGGGCGTCACGTCGCAGGCCGTGCGCCGCACGATCGCGACCGTGCTGTCGGGGACGACGGTGGGCCAGTTCCGCGAAAGTAACCGCCTGATCGACATCGTCGTGCGCCAGCCGCTGGACGAGCGGTCGAGCATGTCCGTCCTCGCGAACACGAACGTGCCGACGCCGTCCGGCAAGGCGGTGCCGCTGTCGCAGCTGGCGCACATCGAATTCGTGTGGGAGCCCGGCGTCGTGCAGCGCTACGGGCGCGAGTGGGCGATCATGGTCCAGTCGGACGTCGTCGAGGGTGTGCAGGGGCCGACCGTGTCCGACCAGGTGGGCGCGAAGCTGGAAGCGGTGCGCGCGAAGCTGCCGGCGGGCTACCGCATCAAGCTGGAGGGCGCGGCCGCGAACAGTTCGACGGCGGAGGAATCGATCTCGGCCAACGTGCCGCTCGTGCTGTTCATCGTGTTCACCCTGTTGATGCTGCAGCTGCACAGCTTCTCGCGTGCCGTGATGGTGTTCCTGACGGGGCCGCTGGGCGTGGCCGGCGCGGCGATGGCGCTGCTGTTGTTCCACGAACCGTTCGGCTTCGTCGCCAACCTCGGCGTGATCGCGCTGTTCGGCATGGTGGTGCGCAATTCGGTGATTCTCGTCGACCAAATCGAGAAGGATATTGCGGCCGGGCATGCGCCGTGGGATGCGATCGTCGAGAGCGCCGTGCGGCGCTGCCGGCCGATCCTGCTGACGGCCGCCGCCGCCGCGCTCGCGATGATCCCGCTGTCGCGCTCGGTATTCTGGGGTCCGATGGCCGTGGCGATCATGGGCGGCCTGCTGGTCGCGACGGCGCTGACCCTGCTGTTCCTGCCGGCGCTGTACGCGGCGTGGTTCCGCGTCAAGCGGCCCGTCCGCGAGCGTGTAACGGCCGGGTAG
- the tig gene encoding trigger factor, giving the protein MATAVENLGKLERRLTISFPLSDVRTEVEKRLKKQAKTARAPGFRPGKVPLKMVAAQYGYQIESDVLNDKVGQAFSSAADEAQLRVAGMPKIEPKQDAPEGMLAFDATFEVYPEVTLPALADIEIETVKTDVTDAEIDKTIDILRKQRVHYHTKGEAGEHGDGGEPVAANGDRVTVDFVGVIDGVEFPGGKAEDYAFVLGEGRMLPEFEAATVGLKVGESKTFPLAFPEDYHGKDVAGKTAEFTITLKKLEWAHLPEVDAEFAKSLGIEDGSIEKMREDIKVNLEREVNARIKARNKEAVMDALVKHTEMDVPKVMIEQDSQRLAEQTRQDMAQRGMDVKSLPFPADLFATKAERRVRLGLILSQLVQENNLQATQEQVKAQIEDFSQSYEDPKEVLKYYYSDRRRLGEVEALVLEENVVNYVLGKAKVTTKDIAFDELMGSAAAQA; this is encoded by the coding sequence ATGGCAACTGCTGTCGAAAACCTGGGTAAACTCGAGCGTCGCTTGACGATCTCTTTTCCGCTGAGCGACGTACGTACGGAAGTTGAAAAGCGCCTCAAGAAGCAGGCCAAGACCGCTCGCGCTCCGGGCTTCCGTCCGGGCAAGGTGCCGCTGAAGATGGTCGCCGCCCAGTACGGCTACCAGATCGAATCGGACGTGCTGAACGACAAGGTCGGCCAGGCCTTCAGCAGCGCCGCCGACGAAGCCCAGCTGCGCGTTGCCGGCATGCCGAAAATCGAGCCGAAGCAGGACGCACCGGAAGGCATGCTGGCCTTCGACGCGACGTTCGAAGTCTACCCGGAAGTCACGCTGCCGGCCCTGGCCGACATCGAGATCGAAACGGTCAAGACCGACGTCACCGACGCCGAAATCGACAAGACCATCGACATCCTGCGCAAGCAGCGCGTGCACTACCACACCAAGGGCGAAGCCGGCGAGCACGGTGACGGCGGCGAGCCGGTCGCGGCGAACGGCGACCGCGTGACCGTCGACTTCGTCGGCGTCATCGACGGCGTCGAATTCCCTGGCGGCAAAGCCGAAGACTACGCGTTCGTGCTGGGCGAAGGCCGCATGCTGCCGGAATTCGAAGCCGCGACCGTCGGCCTGAAAGTGGGCGAGAGCAAGACCTTCCCGCTGGCTTTCCCGGAAGACTATCATGGCAAGGACGTGGCCGGTAAAACCGCCGAGTTCACCATCACGCTGAAGAAGCTGGAATGGGCGCACCTGCCGGAAGTCGACGCCGAGTTCGCCAAGTCGCTGGGCATCGAAGACGGCAGCATCGAGAAGATGCGCGAAGACATCAAGGTCAACCTGGAGCGTGAAGTCAACGCCCGCATCAAGGCCCGCAACAAGGAAGCCGTGATGGACGCCCTGGTCAAGCACACCGAGATGGATGTGCCGAAGGTCATGATCGAGCAGGATTCGCAGCGCCTGGCCGAGCAGACCCGCCAGGACATGGCCCAGCGCGGCATGGACGTCAAGAGCCTGCCGTTCCCGGCCGACCTGTTCGCCACGAAGGCCGAGCGCCGCGTGCGCCTGGGTCTGATCCTGTCGCAACTGGTGCAGGAAAACAATCTGCAAGCCACGCAAGAGCAGGTGAAGGCCCAGATCGAAGACTTCTCGCAGAGCTACGAAGACCCGAAGGAAGTCCTGAAGTACTACTACAGCGACCGTCGCCGCCTGGGCGAAGTCGAAGCTCTTGTATTGGAAGAAAACGTCGTTAACTATGTGCTCGGCAAGGCAAAGGTGACGACCAAGGACATCGCCTTTGATGAACTGATGGGAAGCGCCGCCGCTCAGGCTTAA